One Klebsiella electrica genomic window, GCGCTTCTCGTTTCACCACCAGTTGCAGCAGCAGCTGCCGCAGACTGAGCTGCAGCTGCGCATCGCGGGTGAGCGTGATGTGTAAATCGCTGTTGAAGGGCGTATTCGCCAGTTCAGTCAGCGTTTTTCGGGTTTGTTCACTGACGCTGGCGTTGTCGCCGCGTTCTTCCAGTTGAATATGACGGATGCGCAGCGTACCGGCATCCAGCCAGATAAACGCACTGCCAAGACGCTGGTCGTCCCCGGTACCCGCACTGCCTTCCAGGTGAAGAAACAGCGGGATACTCATTCCATCCTGTAGCGCCTGGCTGAATGCCTGAGGAATCACCACGCCGCCAATTTGCTGCACCTGCTGAGGCGCGGCATTCACACTAAGTGGAAGAGTCAAAATGGCCATACCGCAGGCAAGGAGCGTTTTCAGCTCAGGTGAAATCCGTCGTAAAGGCATACCCTGATTCCATCAGCACAATTGTTATTTTACGGGAACAAACTGCTCGCCCTGCCAGAGTGCAACCCGCCCCTTTTTATCGGCAGCATTCACGCGGGTGAAACGGCGCTCTTTGCCGGGCATGAGGTAATAATTCTCTTTGCATTCTTTGCCATCTGAAGGCTTCAGGCAGGGGCCGTACGCCAGGATGCGCAGCGTGGCGTTGCCGGTATTCACCAGCGTTCCGTTGGCATACTGATAGCGGTAATTAGCCTTACGCGGGGCAACGACCAGGATGGTGCCGATACGGGCCGATGCGGTAGCAACCGCACTGCGCCTGGCGCTATCGCGCTGCGCATCGCTCAATGCCTGATCGAACCAGACAATGCGGTAGTAGCGTTCTTTATTATCCGCCGGCCCCTTATAGAAAAAGCGGATGACATCGCTACTCTTCGCGGGCAGTAGCAGGCTGGCTGGCGTCAGCAGCACTTCGTCCTGACGGTCCATCGGAATCACGCTGCCGCCTTCAAGCGGTGAGGAGAGGCGTTCAACATGGATATTGATTAAACGTCCGCTATCGGTGGTGTTTTTAATCTCTTTACTGAGCACGCTGGCGTCGCTGTTCATAAATGAAGAAATATCGCCAACATCCAGTGCCAGGGCCGGCATGATGGCGCAAAAATACAGGCTGATAGCCAGGATGCGGTTTTTCATATGGATTCGGTCCGTGGGAGAAAGCAGGGGGAATCCCCTGCTCGTGCGACAGAGAAATCAGCTGGTCCAGGTCGCGTCGAACTGGACGCTGACGTCACCGCTCCAGATCCCTTCCGGCAGCGTGCTGTAATCGGTCACTGCGGTCGTACCATTGGTGGTGCCGCTGATGATAGAGAAGTTAAAACCATCCTGGGCGGTAGCGCGGCCAGTCTGGTTGTAGCCATTAGACAGCGCGCTAAGGTTGCCGCCCAGAATGCCGTTCTCCGTGTCGATCATCACGGTATTAGCCGATTTTTCGACGGCAACGCCGTTATAATCCACGCCGACATTCAGCGTCGAACCGGAAGTGTCCAGCTGGGTCAGGGTATTGGTAATCAGACGGGAGGTCAGTTTAAATGCTGTCGCAGTCGCATCTCCTTCAATCGCAACATCAAACAGACCTTTCTGGGAGTTAAAACCTTTAATCCCTTCCGCATACTGGAAAGCCAGGCTACCCAGAGGGGTCACAACCAGTTTGCTGGTGGTGTCTTTTTTTGCCGTTGCCGACCAGGTTGCGACGGCCTGAGCCGTAACGTCTGCGGCCTGAACAGCACCCACACAGAAAGTCGTCACAAGAGCTGCTGCTAACATTTTCAATTTCATATTTCATCACCTGATAAAAATAATAGGCTTGTTATCGCCCGTGCTGTTCCATAGTTTTTTATGGAGCCATTACCCTTAAGAACGGGATGTTCTTAAATGCAAAAGTTGAATAAAACCGATAAAACTCACTAAATTCCCGCAAGAATAAAACGCAACCGCACTGCCAGTGATACACTATTAAATAAGAATCATGTCGGCACCTGATGCCGGCAAGATAAAACGCATTAAAGCAAACATGGTTATGTTGTTGTTATTTAGCAACCCGACTTTATTGCTGGTATTGCTTTTATGTAAGCTCACTGTCTTGATACTCAGACCAAGAATTTCAGAAATATCATTAAGTAAGTTACCAATAATCATTAATGACATTATCTTCTCTTCACGCACCGTGAGTTTTCTTTTCCTGGCTTTAAACTTTTTTAATTTAAGGATGCTTGCAACCGTTTTAACACTCGCATCAGAAGACAGAAAGCAGATATTATTAATATCAGAAACATCACTGACAAATTTGGCATCGGGTGCCACAATCACTTTCGCCGGGCTGTTCGACAAATAATATTGATACGAACAAAGCATTTTATCTATCTGTGCAAAATGAATAATGACGTAATCTTCAGCGCTCAACGCCTGACACTGCTGGTGCGCATACTCATTGTCAATGTTATCGACCCAGGCGATGTTGCAATCATCATCAGCCACACAGGCCAGACCCTGCATATAGAAATAATTATCTGTTACGATTAAGACAGCCATGATAACAGAACCTCCATTCCATTGAGCCTGCTTGAACTCATCCGTTGACAGACGCAACATCAATAATGACGTTGGCCCCTGCTTTTTTACTTTTCTTTTATGAGCAGTGACAAAACATCACTATTATTTTTGTTACGGTAACGCTGCCACGTTTCATACACAAATAGTAAGCTTAATAAGCAGAATTTATTACTCATAAAGTTATGAAGGACAAAAAAATCACATTTGTTGAACATTTGTTAAAACTCAAGCCATTGATAATCATGAGAATAGATAGTAAATTTAACAAATAAAAATCAATTTAGAAAAACCTCATTCAGGGATTGAGATTATTCTTAGTTATGAGTGAATGTCAGGTTTACTCTTTGGTGCTAGTATCGCCTCACCAAATCCCAGATAAATGGCACAGTGGTAACTATTCTCACAATAAGAAATCATATATGGCTACTATTTACGTTATCGAGA contains:
- the ecpA gene encoding common pilus major fimbrillin subunit EcpA codes for the protein MKLKMLAAALVTTFCVGAVQAADVTAQAVATWSATAKKDTTSKLVVTPLGSLAFQYAEGIKGFNSQKGLFDVAIEGDATATAFKLTSRLITNTLTQLDTSGSTLNVGVDYNGVAVEKSANTVMIDTENGILGGNLSALSNGYNQTGRATAQDGFNFSIISGTTNGTTAVTDYSTLPEGIWSGDVSVQFDATWTS
- a CDS encoding LuxR C-terminal-related transcriptional regulator, translated to MAVLIVTDNYFYMQGLACVADDDCNIAWVDNIDNEYAHQQCQALSAEDYVIIHFAQIDKMLCSYQYYLSNSPAKVIVAPDAKFVSDVSDINNICFLSSDASVKTVASILKLKKFKARKRKLTVREEKIMSLMIIGNLLNDISEILGLSIKTVSLHKSNTSNKVGLLNNNNITMFALMRFILPASGADMILI
- a CDS encoding EcpB family pilus assembly chaperone, encoding MKNRILAISLYFCAIMPALALDVGDISSFMNSDASVLSKEIKNTTDSGRLINIHVERLSSPLEGGSVIPMDRQDEVLLTPASLLLPAKSSDVIRFFYKGPADNKERYYRIVWFDQALSDAQRDSARRSAVATASARIGTILVVAPRKANYRYQYANGTLVNTGNATLRILAYGPCLKPSDGKECKENYYLMPGKERRFTRVNAADKKGRVALWQGEQFVPVK